In one window of Azospirillaceae bacterium DNA:
- a CDS encoding squalene/phytoene synthase family protein: MIGTLATAALVLAALPAAMAALNLILLRTPRPGSVPADARVSILIPARNEEANIAAAVEAALATRGVPFEVVVMDDASTDRTAAIVAGIVARDPGRVRLERAPPLPPGWAGKAHACWSLAQRARGTHLLFIDADVRIGPDAAARLLAQAERTRADFVSGVPRQRTGSLGERLTVPMINTLILGYFPALFMRLSGLPGFGAACGQLMLVRRDAYFAAGGHAAIRGTFHDGLKLCRRMRAAGFRTDLVAGADLATCRMYTGFRDAWHGFGRNAREGMATWAGLPVWTVLLAGGHLLPPALVAASLAGLAPAGEAVTGTTLLALALSLGFRAAVTLRTREDGWTVPLHPAIVATGLAIQWAALLAPGRRRGWKGRAYTAIPGPVDKTAEPASDTRVAPTKDHTGENFPVASRMVAPHLRPAVLAFYRFARAADDIADHPALPPAEKLARLDAMERALAAADPAVPVAADLAAVDRRFGAGAAEARRLLEAFRQDAVKRRYADWAELTAYCERSANPVGRLLLRLHGEDVGAEGPADALCTALQILNHLQDLQRDRAELDRVYLPVPWMERAGGETAFFGPAPNPGRRAILDAALDQVELLIGQAECLPGRLRSRRLAAETATTLALARRLCARLRAADPVERRVALSKADFARAFVAGVRVLAGWRGPTDAAVARAVVVRSGSSFRLGMSRLTAEPCRAIHAVYAFCRLIDDAADGAAPFQEKRRFLDDWRREVERIQTGDPRIPPRTPVGRELAWATRQFGLPVAEFHALLDGMATDAADRVRLDDDAALDLYCRRVAGAVGVLSIRIFGAPEAEAFALGLGRTLQLVNILRDIDEDAGRDRLYVPLSRLAGPDGVPDGPATALVGTARFVEACRWLADEAAAGFDQADRALAGLDRRRLAPAVLMMEAYRQVLHRLRARGWEDRRISARLTRSDKLRLILRTQRGSA, from the coding sequence ATGATCGGGACATTGGCCACAGCCGCCCTCGTCCTGGCGGCACTGCCGGCTGCGATGGCGGCCCTGAACCTGATCCTGCTGCGGACGCCGCGGCCGGGATCGGTGCCCGCGGATGCGCGCGTGTCCATCCTGATCCCCGCCCGCAACGAGGAGGCCAACATCGCCGCCGCGGTGGAGGCCGCCCTGGCGACCCGGGGCGTGCCGTTCGAGGTGGTGGTGATGGACGACGCCTCCACCGACCGGACGGCGGCGATCGTCGCCGGCATCGTGGCGCGCGATCCGGGGCGCGTCCGGCTTGAGCGGGCACCGCCGCTGCCGCCGGGCTGGGCGGGCAAGGCCCATGCCTGCTGGTCCCTGGCGCAGCGGGCCCGGGGCACGCACCTGCTGTTCATCGACGCCGACGTGCGGATCGGGCCGGATGCGGCGGCCCGCCTCCTGGCGCAGGCCGAGCGGACACGCGCCGACTTCGTCAGCGGCGTTCCCCGCCAACGCACCGGGTCGCTCGGCGAGCGCCTGACCGTCCCCATGATCAACACGCTGATCCTGGGCTATTTCCCGGCCCTGTTCATGCGCCTGTCCGGGCTGCCCGGTTTCGGCGCCGCCTGCGGCCAACTGATGCTCGTGCGCCGGGATGCCTATTTCGCCGCCGGTGGACATGCCGCCATCCGCGGCACGTTCCACGATGGCCTCAAACTGTGCCGACGCATGCGGGCGGCCGGTTTCCGCACCGATCTGGTGGCCGGAGCCGATCTGGCGACCTGCCGCATGTACACCGGCTTCCGCGATGCCTGGCACGGGTTCGGGCGCAATGCGCGGGAGGGCATGGCGACGTGGGCGGGCCTTCCGGTCTGGACCGTCCTGCTGGCCGGCGGCCACCTGTTGCCACCGGCGCTGGTGGCGGCGAGCCTAGCCGGGTTGGCGCCGGCGGGGGAGGCGGTGACCGGGACCACCCTGCTGGCCCTGGCCCTGTCCCTGGGTTTCCGGGCCGCCGTGACCCTTCGCACGCGCGAGGACGGGTGGACCGTGCCCCTGCATCCCGCCATCGTGGCGACCGGTCTGGCAATCCAATGGGCGGCGCTTTTGGCCCCGGGCCGGCGGCGGGGGTGGAAAGGCCGGGCCTACACCGCTATCCCTGGTCCCGTGGACAAAACGGCCGAGCCTGCGAGCGACACACGGGTCGCCCCCACCAAGGACCACACGGGCGAAAACTTCCCCGTGGCCTCGCGGATGGTCGCACCGCACCTGCGCCCGGCGGTCCTGGCCTTCTACCGCTTCGCGCGGGCCGCGGACGACATCGCCGACCACCCGGCCCTGCCGCCCGCCGAGAAGCTGGCCCGCCTGGACGCGATGGAACGGGCCCTGGCCGCCGCCGATCCGGCCGTGCCCGTCGCCGCCGACCTGGCGGCGGTCGACCGGCGCTTCGGCGCCGGTGCGGCGGAAGCACGGCGCCTGCTGGAGGCCTTCCGCCAGGACGCGGTGAAGCGGCGCTATGCCGATTGGGCGGAGCTGACGGCCTATTGCGAGCGGTCGGCGAACCCGGTGGGCCGCCTGCTGCTACGCCTGCACGGGGAGGACGTGGGGGCCGAGGGTCCGGCGGACGCACTGTGCACGGCGTTGCAGATCCTGAACCACCTGCAGGATCTGCAACGGGACCGGGCGGAGCTGGACCGCGTGTACCTGCCGGTCCCCTGGATGGAACGGGCCGGCGGCGAAACCGCGTTCTTCGGCCCTGCCCCCAACCCCGGACGGCGCGCCATCCTGGATGCGGCCCTGGACCAGGTCGAGCTTCTGATCGGGCAAGCCGAATGCCTGCCCGGCCGTCTGCGCAGCCGCCGCCTTGCCGCGGAAACGGCCACCACGCTGGCACTCGCACGCCGCCTGTGCGCACGCCTGCGGGCGGCCGACCCGGTGGAACGCCGGGTGGCACTGTCGAAAGCGGACTTCGCCCGGGCCTTCGTGGCCGGGGTCCGGGTTCTGGCCGGCTGGCGCGGACCAACCGACGCGGCGGTGGCACGGGCCGTGGTGGTGCGGTCCGGCTCGTCCTTCCGGTTGGGGATGTCGCGCCTCACCGCCGAACCCTGCCGCGCCATCCACGCCGTCTATGCCTTCTGCCGGCTGATCGACGATGCCGCGGACGGCGCCGCACCGTTCCAGGAAAAGCGGCGCTTCCTGGACGATTGGCGGCGCGAGGTGGAGCGGATCCAGACCGGCGATCCCCGGATTCCCCCCCGCACTCCGGTCGGGCGCGAACTCGCCTGGGCCACCCGCCAATTCGGCCTGCCCGTGGCGGAATTCCACGCCCTTTTGGACGGGATGGCGACCGATGCCGCCGACCGCGTGCGCCTGGACGACGACGCCGCGCTCGACCTCTACTGCCGCCGCGTGGCGGGGGCGGTCGGCGTCCTGTCCATCCGCATCTTCGGCGCTCCCGAGGCCGAGGCATTCGCCCTGGGGCTCGGCCGAACGCTGCAGCTTGTCAACATCCTGCGCGACATCGACGAGGACGCGGGACGGGACCGGCTGTACGTGCCGCTGTCCCGTCTGGCGGGACCGGACGGGGTGCCCGACGGTCCCGCCACGGCCCTGGTCGGCACGGCGCGCTTCGTGGAAGCATGCCGATGGCTGGCGGATGAAGCCGCGGCGGGCTTCGACCAGGCCGACCGTGCCCTGGCGGGGCTCGACCGCCGCCGGTTGGCGCCCGCGGTCCTGATGATGGAGGCCTACCGGCAGGTGCTGCACCGGCTGCGCGCCCGCGGGTGGGAGGACCGGCGCATCTCCGCCCGGCTGACGCGCTCGGACAAGCTGCGCCTGATCCTGCGGACGCAACGGGGGTCGGCATGA
- a CDS encoding FAD-dependent oxidoreductase, whose translation MTQTGSRMAGPAGGRLHVVGAGVAGLAAALSAASRGWPTTLYEAAPQAGGRCRAVDAPEGDRHDNGTHVLMRANRHALALLEMVGARGGWVEPEPDGLPVVDVRTGAFARVAPSPMAWLDPRRRPPGIGLRDFARLVHLTLPGRDRPVADLVGTGALRDLVVEPLAVAVLNTPVEVASSRLLGTVLRRMMAPGGANVLVARHGLGPDLVDPALRRLEALGAEICLRTRLRAVEQDGTRARALDFGHRAVLLGPDDRVVLALPPWAVARLLPRLDVPDAHEPIVNLHYPLDTRGPVRFVGMVGGIVQWALFRPGRVGVTISAARFAESRDADTLAAEAWADVRAAARAVGVGRDGSDLPAAPPPARIVREKRATIRQAAGPIPRPPPQPLSNLALAGDWLAPDLPATIEAAAATGFAAAGRMLAPGRTGGRAMGLPVPGGGHRPVDARRRPGNPFADDPDRDAG comes from the coding sequence ATGACGCAAACCGGGTCCAGGATGGCCGGACCGGCCGGCGGACGGCTGCATGTGGTGGGGGCCGGCGTGGCCGGGCTGGCCGCTGCGCTGTCCGCCGCATCGCGGGGATGGCCGACCACCCTTTACGAGGCCGCACCGCAGGCCGGCGGCCGGTGCCGGGCGGTGGACGCGCCCGAGGGGGACCGGCACGACAACGGCACCCATGTGCTGATGCGGGCCAACCGCCACGCCCTGGCGCTGTTGGAGATGGTCGGCGCCCGTGGCGGCTGGGTGGAGCCGGAACCGGACGGACTGCCCGTCGTGGACGTGCGCACCGGCGCGTTCGCCCGGGTCGCACCATCGCCGATGGCTTGGCTGGACCCGCGCCGCCGCCCGCCCGGCATCGGCCTGCGCGACTTTGCACGTCTGGTCCACCTGACCCTGCCGGGCCGCGACCGTCCGGTCGCCGATCTGGTTGGAACCGGCGCCTTGCGCGATCTGGTGGTGGAACCCTTGGCGGTCGCCGTGTTGAACACCCCGGTCGAGGTCGCGTCCTCGCGCCTGCTCGGCACGGTCCTGCGTCGGATGATGGCCCCCGGCGGGGCGAATGTCCTGGTCGCCCGGCACGGGCTGGGGCCCGATCTGGTGGATCCGGCCCTGCGCCGGCTGGAGGCGCTGGGGGCGGAAATCTGCCTGCGGACCCGGCTGCGCGCGGTCGAACAGGACGGCACCCGGGCGCGGGCGCTGGATTTCGGACACCGGGCGGTGCTGCTCGGCCCGGACGACCGGGTGGTGCTGGCGCTGCCGCCCTGGGCGGTGGCCCGTCTGCTGCCGCGCCTGGACGTCCCCGACGCGCACGAGCCGATCGTGAACCTGCATTACCCGTTGGACACCCGCGGTCCCGTGCGTTTCGTCGGAATGGTCGGCGGCATCGTCCAATGGGCGCTGTTCCGTCCCGGCCGCGTCGGCGTCACCATTTCCGCCGCCCGTTTCGCCGAAAGCCGCGATGCGGACACGCTGGCGGCCGAAGCCTGGGCGGACGTCCGCGCCGCCGCCCGTGCCGTCGGCGTCGGCCGCGACGGGAGCGATCTGCCGGCCGCACCGCCCCCTGCCCGGATCGTGCGCGAGAAGCGGGCGACGATCCGCCAGGCGGCCGGCCCCATTCCGCGACCGCCGCCGCAGCCCCTCTCCAATCTGGCGTTGGCCGGCGACTGGTTGGCGCCGGACCTGCCGGCAACCATCGAGGCGGCCGCCGCCACGGGGTTCGCGGCGGCCGGCCGGATGCTCGCACCGGGCCGGACCGGTGGCCGGGCGATGGGGCTGCCGGTGCCGGGTGGCGGACACCGCCCCGTGGACGCCCGCCGCCGTCCCGGCAATCCCTTCGCCGACGATCCGGACCGCGACGCAGGATGA
- a CDS encoding TerC family protein translates to MGDIVLGEMLTAFLQVIVIDLVLAGDNAIIIGLAAAGLPKDQRNKAILVGIIAATVLRIIFAALATQLLQIIGLLVVGGLLLLWVCWKMWRELRTSGHEQDVEGILADQDSGATGGAPRKTFAQAAWQIIIADVSMSLDNVLAVAGAAREHPIVLVFGLALSIALMGLAATFIARLLQRHRWIAYVGLVVILYVALEMIYRGTLEVWPALAGT, encoded by the coding sequence ATGGGAGATATTGTCCTTGGCGAAATGCTGACCGCCTTCCTCCAGGTCATCGTAATCGACCTGGTGCTGGCGGGAGACAACGCCATCATCATCGGGCTCGCCGCGGCGGGCCTGCCGAAAGACCAGCGCAACAAGGCCATTCTGGTCGGCATCATCGCCGCCACCGTGTTGCGCATCATCTTCGCGGCCCTGGCGACGCAGCTGTTGCAGATCATCGGCCTGCTGGTGGTGGGCGGCCTGCTACTCCTCTGGGTGTGCTGGAAGATGTGGCGCGAGCTGCGCACCTCCGGACACGAGCAGGACGTCGAAGGGATCCTGGCCGACCAGGACTCCGGCGCCACCGGCGGCGCCCCGCGCAAGACCTTTGCGCAAGCGGCCTGGCAGATCATCATCGCCGACGTGTCCATGTCGCTGGACAACGTGCTGGCCGTGGCGGGCGCCGCGCGCGAACACCCTATCGTCCTGGTGTTCGGCCTGGCTCTCTCCATCGCCCTGATGGGTCTGGCCGCCACCTTTATCGCGCGCCTTCTCCAGCGCCACCGGTGGATCGCGTATGTCGGTTTGGTGGTCATCCTTTATGTGGCGCTGGAAATGATCTACCGCGGCACGCTGGAGGTCTGGCCCGCACTGGCCGGCACCTGA
- the crtI gene encoding phytoene desaturase family protein, with product MSNARAADVAVVGAGLGGLASACVLAARGHKVTLYDKNGWMGGKAAVLNADGFRFDMGPTILTVPRVLERIYAEAGRRLADHMDLVRLDPQWRCFFDDGSRIDLVEDVAAMADRMDAFAPGGNGTGYARFQKLSAHLHDVSQRFFFWKPVEDLLDTFDFKRNLSPGTLKDVLSLRMGRSVAGTIRAHVPDARLAQMLDHYTQYVGSSPYGSPAVLCAIAHMQAADGVWYPMGGTRAVAEGLQALARDLGVDMRAGEEVTGLDVRDGAVRGLRTSAGRTQAVDAVVSNMDAIRTYTELVGGAAGAHYARKGYEPACSGVVLYLGLRERYDHLLHHDFVFSRDPAEEFEWIYAKGEPAPDPTCYIAAPAATDPGVAPDRGEALYVLVHTPYLRPHHDWHRMFPEYRRTILNKLKRTAGLTDIEDRIVVERHLTPQDIHDRYKVLNGAIYGLASHGTFLGAFKPGNRSRKVRGLYLAGGAAHPGPGMPMVMMSGWIAADALDADVMAGAVPASVRADAPDDPPHLRAVS from the coding sequence ATGAGCAACGCGCGCGCGGCGGATGTGGCGGTGGTCGGCGCCGGTCTGGGGGGGCTTGCGTCCGCCTGCGTGCTGGCGGCGCGCGGCCACAAGGTGACGCTCTACGACAAGAACGGCTGGATGGGCGGCAAGGCCGCGGTGCTGAACGCGGACGGCTTCCGCTTCGACATGGGGCCGACCATCCTGACCGTGCCCCGGGTGCTGGAGCGCATCTACGCGGAAGCCGGGCGCCGTCTGGCCGACCACATGGATCTCGTCCGCCTGGATCCGCAATGGCGCTGCTTCTTCGACGACGGGTCCCGCATCGACCTGGTGGAGGACGTCGCCGCCATGGCCGATCGCATGGACGCGTTCGCACCCGGCGGCAACGGCACGGGCTATGCCCGCTTCCAGAAATTGTCGGCGCACCTGCACGACGTCTCGCAACGGTTCTTCTTCTGGAAGCCGGTCGAGGACCTGCTCGACACCTTCGACTTCAAGAGGAACCTGAGCCCCGGCACACTCAAGGACGTGCTGTCGCTGCGCATGGGCCGCTCGGTGGCGGGCACCATCCGGGCGCATGTGCCGGATGCCCGGCTCGCCCAGATGCTGGACCATTACACCCAATACGTCGGCTCCTCGCCCTACGGCTCGCCGGCGGTGCTGTGCGCCATCGCCCACATGCAGGCGGCGGACGGGGTCTGGTACCCGATGGGCGGGACCCGCGCGGTCGCCGAAGGATTGCAGGCCCTTGCCCGGGACCTCGGCGTGGACATGCGCGCGGGCGAGGAGGTGACCGGCCTCGACGTGCGGGACGGGGCCGTGCGGGGATTGAGGACCTCGGCCGGACGGACCCAGGCCGTCGACGCCGTGGTGTCGAACATGGACGCGATCCGCACCTACACCGAACTGGTGGGCGGGGCCGCGGGCGCGCACTACGCCCGCAAAGGGTACGAACCCGCCTGCTCGGGCGTGGTGCTCTATCTCGGCCTGCGCGAGCGGTACGACCACCTGCTGCACCACGATTTCGTCTTCTCCCGCGACCCCGCCGAGGAGTTCGAGTGGATCTACGCGAAGGGCGAACCGGCGCCCGATCCCACCTGCTACATTGCGGCGCCGGCGGCGACCGACCCGGGCGTCGCACCGGACCGGGGCGAGGCGCTGTACGTCCTTGTCCATACGCCGTACCTCCGTCCGCACCATGACTGGCACCGGATGTTCCCGGAGTACCGCCGCACCATCCTGAATAAGCTGAAGCGGACCGCCGGCCTGACCGACATCGAGGACCGCATCGTGGTGGAACGGCACCTGACGCCCCAGGACATCCACGACCGCTACAAGGTGCTGAACGGCGCCATTTACGGGCTGGCCAGCCACGGCACCTTCCTGGGCGCGTTCAAGCCGGGCAACCGCAGCCGCAAGGTGCGGGGACTTTACCTTGCGGGCGGTGCCGCCCACCCGGGTCCGGGCATGCCCATGGTGATGATGTCGGGCTGGATCGCGGCCGACGCGCTGGACGCGGACGTCATGGCCGGCGCCGTTCCGGCATCCGTCCGGGCCGATGCCCCGGACGATCCACCTCACCTGCGCGCCGTGTCGTGA
- the crtI gene encoding phytoene desaturase family protein produces the protein MDGDRIPTPPPAATGRAPAPPHRRHVAVVGAGPGGLAATLLLAAAGVRVTLFERADVVGGRTRTLTSSDGYRFDLGPTFFLYPQILAEIFRACGERLEDHVTLVRLDPQYHLVFEEAGRRKGEIRAAADVARLEAEISALNPADARNVRRFLADNRAKLAAFKPILERPFGSLRDLMVRELFAATPHLRPHASVDADLRRYFADPRVRLAFSFQSKYLGMSPFRCPSLFTILSFLEHEHGVFHPVGGCGAVSEAMARLARRMGVDIRLSTPVDRIVYEGDRARTVEAGGTRMDVDAVVINGDFGRVVPDLVPERLRRRWPDRKVEGARLSCSTFMLYLGIEGAMDDRLAHHTILLSEDYAGTLREIEEGRLPTAPCVYVQNPCATDPGMAPPGHTSLYILAPVPNRRGGIDWTREAPAFRRLVLERLRLLGLGDLEPRIRYERVVTPDDWQDGFDVYQGATFNLAHDLRQMLYFRPHNRFVPGSVYLVGGGTHPGSGLPVIYEGARITARLLLADLGIDPVRAGLTAPAFEARRPGAERVAADGTGTSRTAGRPTGRPTGRTEAGR, from the coding sequence ATGGACGGCGACCGCATCCCCACCCCGCCCCCCGCTGCGACCGGCCGTGCGCCGGCCCCCCCCCATCGGCGCCACGTGGCGGTGGTGGGTGCCGGTCCGGGCGGGCTGGCGGCCACGCTGCTGCTGGCGGCGGCCGGTGTGCGGGTGACCTTGTTCGAACGTGCCGACGTGGTTGGCGGACGCACCCGCACGCTGACATCGTCCGACGGCTACCGGTTCGACCTCGGCCCCACGTTCTTCCTGTACCCCCAGATACTGGCCGAAATCTTCCGGGCCTGCGGCGAACGGCTGGAAGACCATGTCACGCTCGTCCGCCTCGACCCGCAGTACCATCTGGTCTTCGAGGAGGCGGGCCGCCGGAAGGGCGAAATCCGGGCCGCCGCCGACGTGGCACGCCTGGAGGCGGAGATATCGGCCCTCAACCCGGCCGATGCCCGCAATGTCCGCCGTTTCCTGGCCGACAACCGGGCCAAGCTGGCGGCGTTCAAGCCGATCCTGGAACGCCCGTTCGGCAGCCTGCGCGACCTGATGGTGCGCGAGCTGTTCGCCGCCACCCCGCATCTGCGGCCCCACGCCTCGGTGGATGCCGACCTGAGGCGCTATTTCGCCGACCCGCGCGTCCGGCTCGCCTTCTCGTTCCAGTCCAAATACCTCGGCATGTCGCCGTTCCGCTGCCCCAGCCTGTTCACCATCCTGAGCTTCCTGGAACACGAGCACGGCGTCTTCCACCCGGTGGGCGGCTGCGGCGCGGTGTCGGAGGCGATGGCCCGGCTCGCCCGGCGCATGGGCGTGGATATCCGCCTGTCCACCCCCGTGGACCGCATCGTCTACGAGGGCGACCGCGCCCGGACCGTGGAAGCCGGCGGCACCCGCATGGACGTGGACGCGGTGGTGATCAACGGCGATTTCGGCCGCGTGGTGCCCGATCTGGTGCCCGAACGCCTGCGCCGCCGTTGGCCGGACCGCAAGGTCGAAGGCGCACGCCTGTCCTGCTCGACCTTCATGCTGTACCTGGGCATCGAGGGCGCGATGGACGATCGCCTCGCCCACCACACGATCCTGCTGTCCGAGGACTACGCCGGCACCCTGCGCGAAATCGAGGAGGGGCGCCTGCCGACCGCCCCCTGCGTCTATGTCCAGAACCCGTGCGCCACCGATCCCGGCATGGCCCCGCCCGGACACACCAGCCTGTACATCCTGGCCCCGGTGCCGAACCGGCGCGGCGGCATCGACTGGACGCGCGAGGCGCCCGCCTTCCGCCGTCTGGTCCTCGAACGGTTGCGCCTGCTGGGCCTGGGCGACCTCGAGCCGCGTATCCGGTACGAGCGCGTGGTGACGCCCGACGACTGGCAGGACGGATTCGACGTCTACCAGGGCGCAACCTTCAACCTGGCCCACGACCTGCGGCAGATGCTGTACTTCCGGCCCCACAACCGCTTCGTCCCCGGCAGCGTGTACCTGGTGGGGGGCGGCACCCATCCCGGCAGCGGTCTGCCGGTGATCTACGAGGGGGCGCGGATCACCGCGCGCCTGCTGCTGGCCGACCTGGGCATCGACCCGGTCCGGGCCGGGCTCACCGCACCGGCATTCGAGGCGCGACGGCCCGGCGCGGAACGGGTCGCGGCGGATGGCACCGGAACAAGTCGCACGGCGGGTCGCCCAACAGGTCGCCCAACGGGTCGCACGGAGGCCGGACGATGA
- a CDS encoding peptidoglycan-binding domain-containing protein has protein sequence MKPWVILPLGLALATAACGSNDTERAATGGGIGAVAGAVVGGPVGALVGAAGGAAAGTFRDEGEQAVRERLDRNQAETGTQTGRRIRQTASTDDLTNQEVREAQEALKAMGLYEGNVDGLYGRQTQRAIAEYQRRENLPQTATLDDRLLERLRTGATSGTSQPATTGETAPTNRTPATGETAPMNRAPAPQTPAPAPATGTSPVR, from the coding sequence ATGAAACCTTGGGTGATCCTGCCGCTGGGTCTTGCGCTTGCGACGGCCGCTTGCGGCAGCAACGACACGGAGCGGGCAGCAACCGGGGGCGGGATCGGCGCTGTCGCGGGCGCCGTGGTCGGCGGCCCGGTGGGTGCGCTGGTCGGCGCCGCGGGCGGTGCGGCCGCCGGCACGTTCCGGGACGAGGGCGAGCAGGCGGTCCGGGAGCGGTTGGACCGGAACCAGGCCGAGACCGGCACCCAGACCGGCCGCCGGATCCGGCAGACGGCCAGCACCGACGATCTGACCAACCAGGAGGTGCGCGAAGCCCAGGAGGCACTGAAGGCCATGGGCCTGTACGAGGGGAATGTCGACGGCTTGTACGGCCGGCAAACCCAGCGGGCCATTGCCGAATACCAGCGGCGCGAAAACCTGCCGCAGACGGCGACGTTGGATGACCGGCTCCTGGAACGCCTGCGGACCGGGGCCACGTCGGGCACCTCGCAGCCGGCGACCACCGGCGAGACCGCCCCGACGAACCGGACGCCGGCGACCGGTGAAACCGCTCCGATGAACCGGGCCCCGGCCCCCCAGACCCCCGCTCCGGCGCCTGCGACCGGGACCTCGCCGGTCCGGTAA
- a CDS encoding lysophospholipid acyltransferase family protein yields MTRTGAIPRHATGVHPTARRSPALVRFFGHWFAHYFVRHMNALRIARWGEPAVPPLVPPLVPPLVPTGAGPLVVYSNHPSWWDAAVYVLLSCRMFPAHAGFGPMDAAMLRKYPFFERIGVFGVEPGAPSGGVRFLAAAQDILAAPDRILWVAAQGRFADVRDRPLGLRPGIAHLPGIAPDALFLPLAIEYGFWTERGAEALVAFGPPIPGTALAALERKARLGKLETALSQTMDRLAVDARTRDPDRFRTILAGRRGVGGVYDVWRRVNAALSGRRFEPGHAPDAGLPP; encoded by the coding sequence ATGACCCGGACCGGCGCGATCCCGCGGCATGCCACCGGGGTCCATCCGACGGCACGCCGGTCGCCCGCGCTGGTGCGGTTCTTCGGGCACTGGTTCGCCCACTACTTCGTCCGCCACATGAACGCCCTGCGGATCGCCCGCTGGGGCGAACCCGCGGTGCCGCCCCTGGTGCCGCCCCTGGTGCCGCCCCTGGTGCCAACGGGGGCCGGCCCGCTGGTCGTCTACAGCAACCACCCGTCCTGGTGGGACGCGGCGGTCTATGTGCTCCTGTCTTGCCGCATGTTCCCGGCCCACGCCGGGTTCGGCCCGATGGATGCCGCCATGCTGCGCAAATACCCGTTCTTCGAGCGGATCGGGGTGTTCGGGGTGGAACCGGGCGCACCGTCGGGCGGGGTCCGGTTCCTGGCGGCCGCGCAGGACATCCTGGCCGCGCCCGACCGCATCCTGTGGGTGGCCGCGCAGGGCCGGTTCGCCGACGTGCGCGACCGGCCGCTGGGCCTCAGGCCCGGGATCGCCCATCTGCCGGGGATCGCGCCCGACGCATTGTTCCTGCCGCTCGCCATCGAGTACGGGTTCTGGACCGAGCGGGGGGCCGAGGCGCTGGTGGCGTTCGGCCCGCCCATCCCCGGGACGGCGCTCGCGGCCCTGGAGCGCAAGGCGCGGCTGGGGAAACTGGAAACCGCCCTCTCGCAGACCATGGACCGGCTGGCCGTCGACGCCCGCACCCGCGACCCCGACCGGTTCCGGACCATCCTGGCCGGCCGGCGGGGCGTGGGCGGCGTGTACGATGTTTGGCGCCGTGTGAACGCCGCGCTGAGCGGTCGCCGTTTCGAACCGGGGCACGCCCCGGACGCGGGGCTGCCGCCATGA